One segment of Microtus ochrogaster isolate Prairie Vole_2 unplaced genomic scaffold, MicOch1.0 UNK15, whole genome shotgun sequence DNA contains the following:
- the Best2 gene encoding bestrophin-2, which produces MTVTYTARVANARFGGFSQLLLLWRGSIYKLLWRELLCFLGLYMALSAAYRFLLAEEQKRYFEKLVMYCDQYASLIPVSFVLGFYVTLVVHRWWNQYLCMPLPDALMCVVVGTVHGRDDRGRLYRRTLMRYAGLSAVLILRSVSTAVFKRFPTIDHVVEAGFMTREERKKFENLNSSYNKYWVPCVWFSNLAAQARREGRIRDNSALKLLLEELNAFRSKCGMLFHYDWISIPLVYTQVVTIAVYSYFLACLIGRQFLDPAQGYKDHTLDLCIPIFTLLQFFFYAGWLKVAEQLINPFGEDDDDFETNFLIDRNFQVSMLAVDEMYDDLAMLEKDLYWDAAEARAPYTAATAFLRQQPSFQGSTFDIALAKEDMQFQRLDGVDGPLGEAHGDFLQRLLPLGAGSMGPLGRRLSLLRRKNSCVSEASTAASCGCAGAADSSGVECGCGEPLLDPSLREPELEPPACPEPPAPIPGPTAEPFTTVPIPGPRAPAPPWLPSPIGEEEESPA; this is translated from the exons ATGACCGTCACCTACACAGCCCGAGTGGCGAATGCCCGCTTCGGTGGCTTCtcgcagctgctgctgctgtggcgcGGAAGCATCTACAAGCTCCTGTGGCGAGAACTGCTGTGTTTCCTGGGGCTCTACATGGCGCTGAGCGCCGCCTATCG CTTCTTACTGGCAGAAGAGCAGAAGCGCTACTTCGAGAAGCTTGTCATGTACTGCGACCAGTACGCCAGCCTCATCCCTGTCTCCTTCGTGCTTG GCTTCTACGTCACGCTGGTGGTGCATCGCTGGTGGAACCAGTACTTGTGCATGCCTCTGCCGGACGCACTCATGTGCGTGGTGGTCGGTACGGTGCATGGGCGCGACGATCGAGGCCGCCTCTACAGGCGCACGCTCATGCGCTACGCAGGGCTCTCCGCGGTGCTGATCCTTCGGTCCGTCAGCACAGCCGTCTTCAAGCGGTTCCCCACCATAGACCACGTGGTGGAGGCTG GATTTATGACCCGCGAGGAGCGCAAGAAGTTCGAGAACTTAAACTCATCCTACAACAAGTACTGGGTGCCCTGCGTGTGGTTCTCTAACCTGGCGGCGCAGGCGCGGCGAGAGGGGCGCATCCGCGACAACAGTGCCCTTAAGCTGCTGCTGGAG GAGCTGAATGCGTTTCGGAGCAAATGTGGGATGCTGTTTCACTACGACTGGATTAGCATACCCCTCGTCTACACCCAG GTAGTGACCATCGCAGTGTACAGCTACTTCCTTGCTTGCCTCATCGGCCGTCAATTCCTAGACCCTGCACAGGGCTACAAAGACCACACCTTGGACCTGTGCATTCCCATCTTCACCTTACTGCAGTTCTTCTTCTACGCTGGCTGGCTTAAG GTAGCAGAGCAGCTCATCAACCCTTTTGGAGAGGACGATGACGACTTTGAGACCAACTTTCTTATTGACCGCAACTTCCAG GTGTCGATGCTAGCCGTGGACGAGATGTATGACGACTTGGCTATGCTGGAAAAAGATTTATACTGGGATGCGGCCGAGGCTCGCGCGCCCTACACCGCTGCCACCGCTTTCCTGAGGCAGCAGCCCTCCTTCCAGGGCTCCACCTTTGATATAGC GCTGGCTAAGGAGGACATGCAGTTCCAGCGGCTGGACGGCGTGGACGGCCCACTGGGAGAGGCTCACGGGGACTTTCTGCAGCGCCTCCTGCCGCTGGGTGCAGGCTCTATGGGTCCGCTGGGGCGGCGCCTGTCGCTGTTGAGGCGTAAGAACAGCTGCGTGTCAGAGGCGTCCACGGCGGCCAGCTGCGGGTGTGCAGGCGCAGCGGATAGCTCAGGGGTTGAGTGTGGTTGTGGAGAGCCATTGCTTGACCCCAGCCTGCGGGAGCCCGAGCTCGAGCCCCCCGCATGTCCTGAACCACCTGCCCCCATCCCGGGGCCGACGGCTGAACCTTTCACCACCGTACCCATTCCAGGGCCCCGGGCTCCAGCGCCGCCTTGGCTGCCCAGCCCTattggagaggaggaagagagtccGGCCTGA